Proteins from a genomic interval of Pseudomonas paeninsulae:
- a CDS encoding nucleotide sugar dehydrogenase codes for MRISIFGLGYVGAVCAGCLSARGHQIVGVDVTPLKIELINHGQSPIVEPGLEALLLKGVRSGNLRGTLDVRDAVMSTDVSFIAAPTPSKKNGDLDVSYIAQVCEQIARVLPEKAGRHTIVVRSTVLPGTVTGVVIPMLEQHSGMQAGVDFGVAVNPEFLRESTAIQDYDFPAMTVIGELDKASGDLLEAIYSELDAPIIRRSIEVAEMIKYTCNAWHATKVTFANEIGNIAKGVGVDGREVMAVVCQDHKLNLSKYYMRPGFAFGGSCLPKDVRALTYRASQLDIEHPLLHSIMRSNRMQVERAFDIIASYDKRRIGLLGLSFKSGTDDLRESPLVELAEMLIGKGYDLRIYDSNVEYARVHGANKEYIEAKIPHVSSLLCADLADVLEQADVIVIGNNDPQFASVVGNLPAGKKIVDLVGFMPQTSNESMEGICW; via the coding sequence ATGCGCATCAGTATTTTTGGCCTTGGGTATGTGGGTGCCGTCTGTGCGGGATGCCTGTCTGCACGCGGTCATCAGATCGTTGGGGTAGATGTCACGCCGCTTAAAATAGAACTGATCAACCATGGCCAGTCGCCGATTGTCGAGCCAGGCCTGGAAGCGCTTCTACTGAAGGGTGTCAGGAGTGGCAATCTGCGTGGCACCCTCGATGTGCGTGATGCCGTGATGAGTACGGACGTGTCGTTTATCGCGGCACCAACGCCGAGCAAGAAGAACGGTGATCTGGACGTGTCCTATATTGCCCAGGTGTGTGAGCAGATCGCTCGCGTGTTACCGGAAAAGGCAGGCCGCCACACCATCGTGGTACGCAGTACGGTACTGCCGGGTACGGTGACAGGTGTGGTCATTCCGATGCTGGAACAGCATTCGGGGATGCAGGCTGGGGTCGACTTCGGCGTTGCGGTAAATCCGGAGTTCCTCCGTGAAAGCACGGCCATCCAGGATTACGACTTCCCGGCGATGACGGTGATCGGCGAGCTGGATAAGGCATCCGGCGATCTGCTGGAGGCTATTTATAGCGAGCTGGACGCGCCAATCATCCGCCGTAGCATCGAAGTGGCGGAGATGATCAAGTACACCTGCAATGCCTGGCATGCCACCAAGGTCACCTTTGCCAATGAGATCGGTAACATCGCCAAGGGCGTGGGCGTCGATGGTCGAGAGGTGATGGCGGTAGTTTGCCAGGACCACAAGCTCAACCTCTCCAAGTACTACATGCGCCCTGGCTTTGCCTTTGGCGGTTCCTGCTTGCCGAAGGATGTGCGCGCGCTGACCTATCGCGCCAGTCAGCTCGACATCGAACATCCACTGTTGCACTCGATCATGCGCAGCAATCGGATGCAGGTGGAAAGAGCCTTCGACATCATCGCCAGCTATGACAAGCGCCGCATTGGCCTGCTTGGCCTCTCCTTCAAGTCCGGCACCGATGACCTGCGCGAAAGCCCGCTGGTGGAGCTGGCCGAGATGCTTATCGGCAAGGGTTATGACCTGCGCATCTACGACAGCAACGTCGAGTACGCCCGGGTGCATGGCGCCAACAAGGAGTACATCGAAGCGAAGATTCCGCATGTCTCATCGCTGTTATGCGCCGACCTCGCGGATGTGCTGGAGCAGGCAGATGTCATCGTGATTGGCAACAACGACCCGCAGTTCGCCAGCGTTGTCGGCAACCTGCCAGCAGGGAAGAAAATCGTCGATTTGGTGGGTTTTATGCCGCAGACCAGCAACGAGTCGATGGAAGGCATCTGCTGGTAA
- a CDS encoding methyl-accepting chemotaxis protein yields the protein MPSRDQWLPTLQNWLPFILISQIGFLIGTWLDSSWGFAVAALLSIPLGLIGLNWQQRGLKRLLQLADQTTSDPLIAQMYTDSRGTQGRLEMSLLGQEARLKTCLTRLQDSAENLAKQAKQADTLAHSSSAGLDRQRQETEQVATAVNQMAATTLEVASNVARTAIATQEANRLTSEGRAITAETRAAIQRLSQSVGDTGETVTRLAKDSNEIGGVVDVIKGIADQTNLLALNAAIEAARAGEMGRGFAVVADEVRSLAQRTTESTGQIHQLIAKLQRTAEEAVMTMEIGRKQADDGVERVQQADQALAGISDAVANIADMANQIAAAAEEQSSVADEINRNITNIAQLSDQTASEAQSSAVLSQALTATAQGQYSLVERFNR from the coding sequence GTGCCCAGCCGTGACCAATGGTTACCGACCCTGCAAAACTGGCTGCCCTTTATCCTGATCAGCCAGATCGGCTTTTTGATCGGTACCTGGCTCGACTCCAGCTGGGGCTTTGCCGTCGCCGCCCTGCTCTCGATACCGCTTGGGCTGATCGGCCTCAACTGGCAACAACGCGGGCTGAAGCGCCTGTTGCAACTGGCCGACCAAACCACTTCCGACCCGCTGATCGCACAGATGTACACCGACAGCCGCGGCACCCAGGGCCGCCTGGAGATGTCCCTGCTCGGTCAGGAAGCACGCCTGAAAACCTGCCTGACGCGCCTGCAGGACAGCGCCGAGAACCTGGCCAAACAGGCCAAACAGGCCGATACCCTGGCCCACAGCAGCTCGGCCGGGCTGGATCGCCAACGCCAGGAAACCGAACAGGTCGCCACTGCGGTCAACCAAATGGCTGCCACCACCCTGGAAGTCGCCAGTAACGTCGCCCGCACCGCCATCGCCACCCAGGAAGCCAATCGCCTGACCAGCGAAGGCCGCGCCATTACCGCGGAAACCCGCGCGGCCATTCAGCGCCTCTCGCAGTCGGTCGGTGATACCGGCGAAACCGTCACCCGCCTGGCCAAGGACAGCAACGAAATCGGCGGCGTGGTCGATGTGATCAAAGGCATCGCCGACCAGACCAACCTGCTCGCCCTCAACGCCGCCATCGAAGCCGCCCGCGCCGGTGAAATGGGTCGAGGCTTTGCCGTGGTAGCCGACGAAGTCCGCTCGCTGGCACAACGCACCACCGAATCCACCGGGCAAATACACCAGCTGATCGCCAAGCTGCAGCGCACCGCCGAAGAAGCGGTGATGACCATGGAAATCGGCCGCAAGCAAGCCGACGACGGCGTCGAACGTGTGCAACAGGCCGACCAGGCCCTGGCCGGGATCAGCGACGCGGTCGCCAATATCGCCGACATGGCCAACCAGATCGCCGCCGCAGCCGAAGAACAAAGCTCGGTCGCCGACGAAATCAACCGCAACATCACCAACATCGCCCAACTGTCCGACCAAACCGCCAGCGAAGCGCAAAGCTCCGCCGTGCTCAGCCAAGCACTCACCGCCACCGCGCAAGGGCAGTACTCGCTGGTCGAACGCTTCAACCGCTAA
- a CDS encoding IS5 family transposase, translating into MKQISFADAEYAGKRKQSRRERYLIEMDQVVPWEGLITLIEAHETKGEGGRPPYPLMAILRVRLMQNGFGYSDSAMEESLYEATILRHFAGLSLKRIPDETTILNFRRLLEKHDLAAGILSVINDDLGDRGLLLHHGTIVDASIIHAPSSTKNKEGKRDSEMHQTKKGNHYYFGMKAHIGMDADSSLEHSVLGTAANVAVVTQVDRLLHGEETHTAGDAGYTSVHKRPEHEGRIMIGSISARPNSYKKHGKKSLIGRVKRKIEYTKRRFRGLVKNTAQQVTLFALSNLWMARKQLMIAGEVRP; encoded by the coding sequence ATGAAGCAGATCTCCTTCGCCGATGCTGAGTACGCTGGTAAGCGTAAGCAAAGCCGTCGTGAACGCTATCTGATCGAGATGGATCAGGTGGTGCCGTGGGAAGGCTTGATTACGTTGATTGAAGCGCATGAGACGAAGGGTGAAGGTGGACGGCCGCCCTACCCGCTGATGGCGATCTTGCGTGTGCGCCTGATGCAGAACGGGTTCGGCTACAGCGATTCGGCGATGGAAGAGTCGCTCTACGAGGCTACGATTTTGCGCCACTTTGCCGGGCTGAGCCTGAAGCGCATCCCGGATGAAACCACCATCCTCAACTTCCGCCGTCTACTGGAGAAACACGACCTTGCCGCCGGGATTCTGAGCGTCATTAATGATGACCTCGGCGACCGCGGCTTACTGCTGCACCACGGCACCATCGTCGATGCCTCGATCATCCATGCACCCAGTTCGACCAAGAATAAGGAAGGCAAGCGCGACTCTGAGATGCATCAGACCAAGAAAGGCAACCACTACTATTTCGGCATGAAAGCGCACATTGGTATGGATGCCGATTCGAGCCTGGAGCACAGCGTGCTGGGTACCGCCGCCAATGTGGCTGTGGTGACTCAGGTCGACCGATTACTGCATGGTGAGGAAACTCACACGGCCGGTGATGCCGGTTACACCAGTGTCCACAAGCGGCCCGAACATGAAGGCCGGATAATGATTGGGTCGATTTCCGCCCGTCCCAACTCGTACAAGAAGCACGGCAAGAAAAGCCTGATTGGCCGAGTTAAACGCAAGATCGAATACACCAAGCGGCGCTTTCGCGGCTTGGTGAAAAATACCGCCCAACAGGTCACGCTGTTTGCGCTATCGAACCTGTGGATGGCGCGCAAACAGTTAATGATTGCAGGAGAGGTGCGCCCGTAA
- a CDS encoding autotransporter family protein produces MKISLISLAVAAAIVAWAPISLARQTVAPLGVVGAEGELNGVDTTGGATLTITDGQNINTNNDLGGAFTTDAHQTGDLLFLGDSTVTGSTGQPGVLFLNISAGATGKEVTFNGDVHATTTQISETGTINFNGDVISAPVFVGDGFLNLGAGHLLTGAITTNTANTGTLTLNSGSNVNGAIGGASGLKQIIVSGGNASITGAVQAQGFSLGANTLNITGALTTNANGTIATTLAGNTVYGNIQPSGSSNINAAGITVIPTVSGVLTPGTTFRIVGGLSGTNGANVTVLNTNPLYTFSSVPTTTGDVLITVESVRLGSPAADTTAGALLGAPAPAGSALLVTQAAVLALPNAPAVKNALAQLAPSSTNLAAPWVAGQATRLMEDMLLSRVDEIQDICCDANCEPNKPQEVRKCEGDEQQNNSWVKSFGSLGNQNEVNDSNGYDTKTYGLVLGYDRPVSADTRIGVSAGYANSTIDGNGSSSETTIDSYQLTGYLNYTPGPWYVQGALTAGIDQYEGKRQIIFPGVNRVAKSDYDGQQYTALVSAGKHFYFDHAVTVTPFASLQTSLIKVDSYTERGAGDVNHRVDDQDYNLTQSGLGVKIERIIQSGARTYSPEAHVKWLHDFSDTTTEQSAVFTGGGAVFNVEGIEQDRDLYNVGAGITFLSCNCDNNSWTVKGQYDYKWNDSEYSSNQLSLIASLKY; encoded by the coding sequence ATGAAAATCAGCTTAATTTCTCTAGCGGTGGCAGCTGCCATTGTGGCTTGGGCACCAATTAGTTTGGCTCGCCAGACTGTCGCGCCTCTAGGCGTAGTCGGAGCGGAAGGTGAGCTGAATGGTGTAGATACAACGGGTGGTGCCACATTGACCATTACCGACGGCCAGAATATCAATACTAATAACGATCTTGGCGGTGCTTTTACCACTGATGCCCACCAAACGGGTGACCTCCTGTTCCTTGGCGACTCGACCGTAACCGGCTCTACTGGTCAACCGGGGGTGCTGTTCCTCAATATCAGTGCCGGCGCTACTGGTAAAGAGGTAACCTTCAATGGCGATGTTCATGCAACTACAACCCAGATTAGTGAGACCGGGACCATAAACTTCAATGGTGACGTTATCTCAGCCCCTGTGTTTGTCGGTGATGGTTTCCTTAATCTCGGTGCCGGCCACTTGCTGACTGGTGCCATTACGACCAATACCGCAAATACCGGTACCTTGACGCTGAATAGCGGCAGTAATGTAAACGGCGCCATTGGTGGTGCAAGTGGGCTGAAGCAAATCATTGTATCGGGCGGTAATGCGTCCATTACCGGTGCGGTGCAAGCTCAAGGCTTCAGCCTCGGCGCGAACACCTTGAACATTACCGGGGCCTTGACCACTAACGCCAACGGCACGATTGCGACCACGCTTGCCGGTAATACCGTGTACGGTAATATCCAGCCGTCCGGCTCCTCGAATATTAATGCCGCCGGCATTACGGTGATCCCAACCGTATCTGGAGTATTGACCCCCGGCACGACGTTCAGGATTGTTGGCGGTCTCTCCGGCACCAACGGGGCGAACGTGACTGTCCTCAACACCAACCCGCTGTACACCTTTTCCAGCGTGCCTACGACCACTGGCGACGTACTCATAACGGTTGAGTCGGTCCGCTTGGGCTCGCCTGCTGCCGACACAACAGCAGGGGCATTGCTGGGTGCGCCGGCTCCAGCAGGTTCCGCTTTGCTTGTCACTCAGGCCGCAGTCCTTGCTCTTCCCAATGCACCCGCCGTCAAGAATGCCCTGGCTCAGCTGGCCCCCAGCAGCACTAATCTGGCAGCACCTTGGGTTGCAGGGCAGGCGACGCGTCTTATGGAAGACATGTTGCTGAGTCGGGTGGACGAGATCCAGGACATTTGTTGTGACGCCAACTGTGAGCCCAATAAGCCCCAAGAAGTGCGTAAGTGTGAAGGTGACGAGCAACAGAACAACTCGTGGGTTAAGAGTTTTGGTAGTTTAGGCAATCAAAATGAGGTGAATGATAGTAACGGCTACGACACTAAGACCTATGGCCTGGTGCTGGGCTATGACCGGCCGGTGAGCGCCGACACCCGCATTGGTGTAAGCGCTGGTTATGCAAATAGCACAATTGACGGGAACGGTTCCTCTAGTGAGACAACAATAGATTCTTACCAACTGACGGGTTATCTCAACTACACGCCAGGCCCTTGGTATGTACAGGGTGCTTTGACAGCCGGGATAGACCAATATGAAGGGAAACGCCAAATCATATTCCCAGGCGTGAATCGCGTCGCGAAATCTGACTACGATGGCCAGCAGTACACCGCGCTCGTCTCGGCAGGCAAACATTTTTACTTTGACCACGCGGTCACTGTTACACCGTTCGCGTCATTGCAGACATCGCTTATCAAAGTCGACAGTTATACCGAGCGCGGTGCTGGTGACGTGAATCATCGTGTGGATGACCAAGATTACAACCTTACTCAATCAGGCTTGGGCGTGAAGATCGAACGCATCATTCAATCCGGTGCTCGCACCTATTCCCCTGAGGCTCATGTCAAGTGGTTGCATGATTTCAGCGATACAACCACGGAGCAGAGCGCAGTGTTCACGGGTGGTGGCGCAGTGTTTAACGTGGAAGGGATAGAGCAGGATCGGGATCTGTACAATGTCGGCGCGGGTATTACATTCCTGTCCTGCAATTGCGATAACAACTCTTGGACAGTCAAAGGGCAATACGACTACAAGTGGAATGATAGTGAATACTCGTCAAATCAATTGTCACTCATAGCGAGTCTCAAATACTGA
- a CDS encoding ice-binding family protein: MNASNKTSGRPLWVAMLLLSAYAAGCHADETGAAPTARSTYPDGTVTALPINHKITATFSEAMDASTINGFSFTVTAPGEAAVIGTVNLDNASNTAVFKPSSNFGSSTVYTATLTTDAKNTSGMPLANAHAWTFTSAAAIDTHAPTVSSTNPASTIKDFALNASISAEFSEALDPVTVNNTSFTLTDGTTPVAGAVIYGGSTVTFKPTSNLAANTVYTATLKTAVTDLAVPANALANDYVWTFTTGTAVAAGPAAVDLRTAGDFVILSKTGITNVPASNITGNIGASPITAAAMGNVTCAEITGTIYGADAAYTGSGDVTCFVGAASDNAQVANAVLDLGTAYADAAGRTVPDHTELHAGDISGKTLYPGLYKWSSNVLISTDVTLSGGPNDVWIFQIAGDLTQANSSSIVLAGGAQAKNIYWQVGGGTSVALGTNAHFEGVILAAKGITIKTGTTVNGRLLAHTAVTLQQNVVAEPAP; this comes from the coding sequence ATGAATGCAAGTAACAAAACCTCCGGTCGACCGTTATGGGTTGCCATGTTACTGCTGAGTGCATATGCGGCAGGATGTCATGCCGATGAAACTGGCGCGGCGCCCACTGCACGTTCAACGTACCCTGACGGCACTGTCACCGCGCTTCCAATTAACCACAAGATCACCGCTACTTTCAGCGAGGCGATGGACGCTTCAACAATCAACGGGTTCAGCTTCACGGTGACAGCCCCAGGAGAGGCTGCGGTAATAGGTACTGTGAATCTTGATAACGCAAGCAACACTGCGGTTTTCAAGCCGAGTAGTAATTTTGGATCCAGCACCGTGTACACCGCCACGCTGACCACTGATGCGAAAAACACATCAGGTATGCCACTGGCAAATGCCCACGCCTGGACCTTTACCAGCGCCGCGGCCATAGACACGCACGCGCCCACTGTAAGTTCCACAAACCCGGCCAGCACTATCAAAGACTTTGCGCTCAACGCAAGCATCAGCGCTGAGTTTAGTGAGGCGCTGGATCCCGTCACCGTCAACAACACCAGCTTTACGCTGACCGATGGCACAACACCGGTTGCAGGCGCTGTGATCTACGGCGGTTCAACAGTAACTTTCAAGCCGACTAGCAATCTTGCAGCCAACACCGTCTATACGGCCACGCTGAAAACCGCTGTTACCGACCTCGCGGTTCCTGCAAATGCACTGGCCAACGACTATGTCTGGACCTTTACCACAGGCACAGCCGTTGCCGCTGGCCCCGCCGCAGTGGACCTGAGAACCGCTGGGGATTTTGTCATTCTGTCAAAGACAGGCATTACCAATGTCCCGGCCTCTAACATCACCGGCAACATAGGCGCTAGCCCAATTACGGCTGCAGCGATGGGGAATGTTACCTGTGCAGAAATAACCGGCACGATCTACGGCGCTGATGCTGCCTATACAGGCAGCGGTGATGTCACCTGTTTTGTCGGCGCAGCATCTGACAATGCACAAGTAGCCAACGCGGTACTTGACTTGGGAACCGCTTACGCAGATGCCGCTGGCAGAACAGTGCCTGACCATACTGAATTGCATGCCGGCGATATCAGTGGCAAGACACTCTATCCAGGCCTTTACAAATGGAGTTCCAATGTTTTGATCTCCACTGATGTCACCCTCTCGGGTGGTCCGAATGATGTCTGGATTTTCCAGATAGCGGGTGATCTTACCCAGGCTAACAGCAGCAGTATCGTCTTGGCGGGTGGTGCACAGGCCAAGAACATCTACTGGCAGGTCGGTGGCGGTACCAGCGTAGCCCTCGGAACGAATGCGCACTTCGAAGGCGTCATACTCGCTGCAAAAGGTATTACCATCAAAACCGGTACAACGGTTAATGGCCGACTGTTAGCGCATACCGCGGTTACCTTACAGCAGAATGTGGTTGCAGAACCTGCTCCGTAA
- the istB gene encoding IS21-like element helper ATPase IstB yields MMTQHTLNQLHHLRLSGMAKALEEQWTLPACHSLSFDERLGLLLDRELAWRDNKRLERLRKQAKLKYSGACLEDLDRRQGRGLDERQLATLASGDWIRQQHNLLLTGPTGVGKTWLACALGNQACRQGYSTLYLRTPRLLEQLRIAHGDGSFGRTLQQLAKVDVLILDDWALAPLEENARHDLLEVIDDRAGSRSTVLTSQLPVDHWHGWINDPTVADALLDRLVHSAYRIVMKGESLRRKKTEEEAAS; encoded by the coding sequence ATGATGACGCAACACACGCTTAATCAGTTGCACCACCTGCGCCTCAGCGGCATGGCCAAGGCGCTGGAAGAGCAATGGACACTGCCTGCCTGCCACAGCTTGAGCTTCGATGAGCGGCTCGGCCTGCTGCTCGACCGCGAACTGGCCTGGCGCGACAACAAACGCCTGGAGCGACTGCGCAAACAAGCCAAGCTCAAATACAGCGGTGCCTGCCTGGAAGACCTCGACCGCCGCCAGGGCAGAGGCCTGGACGAACGCCAGCTCGCGACCCTGGCCAGCGGTGACTGGATCCGCCAACAGCACAACCTGTTGCTGACCGGCCCAACCGGCGTCGGCAAAACCTGGCTCGCCTGCGCCCTGGGCAACCAGGCCTGCCGCCAAGGCTACAGCACGCTATACCTGCGCACGCCGCGCCTGCTGGAACAATTGCGGATCGCCCACGGCGACGGCAGCTTCGGCCGCACGCTACAACAACTGGCCAAAGTCGACGTGCTGATCCTGGACGACTGGGCCCTGGCACCGCTGGAAGAAAACGCCCGGCACGACCTGCTGGAAGTGATCGACGACCGCGCCGGCTCGCGGTCGACGGTACTGACCAGCCAACTGCCGGTCGATCACTGGCACGGCTGGATCAACGATCCGACAGTGGCCGACGCCTTACTTGATCGGCTGGTGCACAGCGCGTATCGAATTGTGATGAAGGGCGAGTCGTTGCGACGTAAAAAGACGGAAGAAGAAGCGGCATCGTGA
- the rpsA gene encoding 30S ribosomal protein S1, producing the protein MSESFAELFEESLKTLNLQAGSIITAIIVDIDYQAGWVTVHAGLKSEGLIPLEQFHNDAGELTIKVGDEVHVALDAVEDGFGETKLSREKAKRAECWIVLEAAFAAEEVVKGVINGKVKGGFTVDVNGIRAFLPGSLVDVRPVRDTTHLEGKELEFKVIKLDQKRNNVVVSRRSVLEAENSAEREALLESLQEGQQVKGIVKNLTDYGAFVDLGGVDGLLHITDMAWKRIKHPSEIVNVGDEIDVKVLKYDRERNRVSLGLKQLGEDPWVAIKARYPEGTRVNARVTNLTDYGCFAELEEGVEGLVHVSEMDWTNKNIHPSKVVQVGDEVEVQVLDIDEERRRISLGIKQCKTNPWEDFSGQFNKGDKISGTIKSITDFGIFIGLDGGIDGLVHLSDISWNEVGEEAVRRFKKGDELETVILSVDPERERISLGIKQLEEDPFSDYVAVNDKGTIVRGIVKEVDAKGAIITLADGIEATLKASEISRDRVEDARNVLKEGEEVEAKIISVDRKSRVISLSVKSKDVEDEKEAIKEMRKQEVDASGPTTIGDLLRAQMEKQN; encoded by the coding sequence ATGAGCGAAAGCTTTGCTGAACTATTTGAAGAAAGCCTAAAAACCCTGAATCTTCAGGCTGGCTCAATCATCACCGCTATCATCGTCGATATCGATTACCAAGCTGGTTGGGTAACCGTTCACGCTGGTTTGAAGTCGGAAGGCCTCATCCCGCTGGAGCAGTTCCACAACGACGCTGGCGAGCTGACCATCAAGGTCGGTGACGAAGTTCACGTTGCGCTGGACGCGGTTGAAGATGGCTTTGGTGAAACCAAGCTGTCCCGCGAAAAAGCCAAGCGTGCAGAGTGCTGGATTGTTCTGGAAGCAGCTTTCGCCGCTGAGGAAGTGGTCAAGGGCGTTATCAACGGTAAGGTTAAAGGCGGCTTCACTGTCGACGTTAACGGCATCCGTGCGTTCCTCCCAGGTTCCTTGGTCGATGTCCGTCCGGTGCGTGATACCACTCACCTGGAAGGCAAAGAGCTCGAATTCAAAGTCATCAAGCTGGACCAGAAGCGCAACAACGTTGTCGTTTCCCGCCGCAGCGTGCTGGAAGCCGAGAACAGCGCCGAGCGCGAAGCTCTGCTGGAATCCCTGCAGGAAGGTCAGCAAGTCAAGGGTATCGTTAAAAACCTCACGGATTACGGCGCATTCGTCGATCTGGGTGGTGTCGATGGCCTGTTGCACATCACCGACATGGCCTGGAAGCGTATCAAGCACCCGTCCGAGATCGTCAACGTTGGTGACGAGATCGATGTCAAGGTACTGAAGTACGATCGCGAGCGTAACCGTGTTTCCCTGGGCCTGAAGCAACTGGGCGAAGACCCATGGGTTGCTATCAAGGCTCGTTACCCAGAAGGCACCCGCGTCAATGCACGCGTAACCAACCTGACCGACTACGGCTGCTTCGCAGAGCTGGAAGAAGGCGTGGAAGGCCTGGTGCACGTATCCGAAATGGATTGGACCAACAAGAACATCCACCCGTCCAAAGTCGTACAGGTTGGCGACGAAGTGGAAGTTCAGGTTCTGGATATCGACGAAGAGCGTCGTCGTATCTCCCTGGGTATCAAGCAGTGCAAAACTAACCCGTGGGAAGATTTCTCCGGTCAGTTCAACAAGGGCGACAAGATCTCCGGCACCATCAAGTCGATCACCGATTTCGGTATCTTCATTGGTCTGGATGGCGGCATCGACGGCCTCGTTCACCTGTCCGACATCTCCTGGAACGAAGTAGGCGAAGAAGCTGTACGCCGCTTCAAGAAGGGCGACGAGCTGGAAACCGTTATCCTCTCGGTTGATCCGGAGCGTGAGCGCATTTCCCTCGGCATCAAGCAGCTGGAAGAAGATCCGTTCTCCGACTACGTTGCTGTTAACGATAAAGGCACCATCGTGCGCGGTATCGTTAAAGAAGTTGACGCCAAGGGCGCCATCATCACCCTGGCCGATGGCATCGAAGCCACACTGAAAGCCTCCGAAATCAGCCGTGACCGCGTTGAAGATGCGCGCAACGTGCTGAAAGAAGGCGAAGAAGTAGAAGCCAAGATCATCAGCGTTGATCGCAAGAGCCGTGTAATCAGCTTGTCGGTCAAGTCGAAAGACGTTGAAGACGAGAAAGAAGCTATCAAGGAAATGCGCAAGCAGGAAGTTGATGCTTCAGGTCCGACCACCATTGGTGATCTGCTCCGTGCACAAATGGAAAAGCAGAACTAA